A stretch of Cucumis sativus cultivar 9930 chromosome 2, Cucumber_9930_V3, whole genome shotgun sequence DNA encodes these proteins:
- the LOC105434588 gene encoding late embryogenesis abundant protein D-7, whose product MSNMQQSLNAGQTKGQTQERTEEWMEATKLGPTNEPGDMSSNSAQAQLCANSAQHSTHQHDQEPNSLLQQTGEKMVHMAQGAVDTVKETLGMGDKK is encoded by the exons aTGTCAAACATGCAGCAAAGTTTGAATGCTGGCCAAACCAAAGGCCAGACCCAG GAAAGAACAGAAGAATGGATGGAAGCCACCAAATTAGGTCCAACAAATGAACCAGGAGACATGTCTAGTAATTCAGCTCAAGCTCAACTGTGTGCTAATTCTGCTCAACACTCTACTCACCAACATGATCAAGAACCCAATAGTCTTCTCCAACAG ACTGGAGAGAAGATGGTGCACATGGCTCAGGGTGCTGTGGACACAGTGAAGGAAACGCTTGGAATGGGTGAcaagaaatga